Proteins co-encoded in one Arachis stenosperma cultivar V10309 chromosome 7, arast.V10309.gnm1.PFL2, whole genome shotgun sequence genomic window:
- the LOC130941555 gene encoding transcription factor MYB2 has protein sequence MYWGGNMGMGWGVMIEEEVGGGGWRKGPWTAEEDRLLIEYVKIHGEGRWNSVARLAGLKRNGKSCRLRWVNYLRPDLKRGQITPQEESIILELHARWGNRWSTIARSLPGRTDNEIKNYWRTHFKKKVKNPSDAAEKAKSRLLRRQQFQQQQQLKQQQQQIQQQQQEIQFNLDMKGIMMMNLLEMGNHNNDNRRVPSISQQEPQDMYQQQSSTEEEHGYFYHPMFINNINGNNNDNYSPAATESSSDEILWDGLWNLDDVLGNFTAASATSKPTTLVAPFC, from the exons ATGTATTGGGGAGGGAACATGGGAATGGGATGGGGTGTTATGATAGAAGAGGAAGTTGGAGGAGGAGGATGGAGGAAGGGTCCTTGGACTGCTGAGGAAGATAGATTGCTCATTGAATATGTCAAGATTCATGGCGAAGGTCGATGGAACTCTGTTGCTAGGCTTGCAG GACTGAAGAGGAATGGAAAGAGTTGCAGGCTGAGATGGGTGAATTACCTGAGACCAGACCTCAAGAGGGGTCAGATAACACCACAAGAAGAAAGCATCATTCTTGAACTCCATGCTAGATGGGGAAACag GTGGTCGACAATTGCTAGAAGCTTGCCGGGAAGAACGGACAACGAGATCAAGAACTATTGGAGAACTCATTTCAAGAAAAAGGTTAAGAATCCATCTGACGCGGCCGAGAAGGCGAAAAGCCGCCTCTTGAGGCGGCAGCAATTTCAGCAGCAGCAACAGTTgaagcagcagcagcagcaaattcaacaacagcaacaagaaaTTCAATTCAACTTGGACATGAAGGGGATCATGATGATGAACTTGCTTGAGATGGGAAATCATAATAATGACAATAGAAGAGTCCCTTCAATTTCTCAACAAGAGCCACAAGACATGTACCAACAACAAAGCTCAACAGAAGAAGAGCATGGATACTTCTACCACCCGATGTTCATCAATAACATTAATGGCAATAATAATGATAACTACTCACCAGCTGCAACAGAATCATCAAGTGACGAAATCTTGTGGGATGGACTTTGGAACTTGGatgatgttcttggcaattTCACTGCAGCCAGTGCTACGAGCAAGCCAACAACTTTAGTTGCTCCATTTTGCtaa